In a genomic window of Cyclopterus lumpus isolate fCycLum1 chromosome 13, fCycLum1.pri, whole genome shotgun sequence:
- the LOC117741850 gene encoding olfactory receptor 11A1-like, with the protein MKVNSTLSYFILGAYEHVGNLKYLYFMLTAMLYIVIVIVNISLIVVICMNRSLHEPMYLFLCSLFVNELYGSSGLFPFLLVQILSDIHNVSAPLCFLQIFCLYTYGGVELLNLAVMSYDRFLAICYPLQYNTLMTFNKAVVFIAVIWFYSFVKFLITLSLNIRLTFCGNIINSLICSNYLVVKLACSDTQVNNIYGLFGIILTILVPLLPILFSYMRILKICFCGSKQTRQRAVSTCTPHLASLLNFSFGCFFEIIQSRFDMTNVPRLLRIILSLYFLIIQPLLNPIMFGLQMSKIRNTCKRILCYKMFTCRKDTM; encoded by the coding sequence ATGAAGGTAAATTCAACTTTATCTTACTTCATTCTTGGAGCTTATGAGCACGTTGGAAATTTGAAGTACTTGTATTTTATGTTAACTGCAATGTTATACATTGTTATAGTTATTGTCAACATATCTCTTATAGTGGTGATCTGTATGAACAGAAGCTTACATGAACCTATGTAcctttttctctgcagcctGTTTGTAAATGAACTGTATGGTAGTTCAGGGTTGTTTCCATTCCTTCTGGTTCAGATCCTCTCTGACATTCACAATGTTTCTGCTCCACTTTGTTTCCTGCAGATCTTCTGTTTGTACACTTATGGAGGTGTAGAATTGTTAAATTTAGCCGTGATGTCTTATGACAGATTTCTTGCTATCTGTTATCCTCTACAATATAACACACTTATGACTTTTAACAAAGCGGTTGTCTTTATTGCAGTAATatggttttattcttttgtaaaaTTCTTAATTACTTTATCCTTAAACAtccgtttgacattttgtggaaaCATCATAAACAGTCTAATTTGCAGTAACTACCTTGTTGTTAAGTTGGCCTGTTCTGACACTCAAGTGAATAACATTTATGGACTTTTTGGTATTATTCTCACCATTTTAGTTCCTCTGCTTCCAATCCTTTTCTCGTACATGAGGATCCTTAAGATTTGTTTCTGTGGTTCTAAACAGACCAGACAGAGAGCAGTCAGTACCTGCACACCTCACCTCGCTTCCCTGCTCAACTTCTCCTTTGGCTGCTTCTTTGAAATCATTCAGAGTAGATTTGATATGACCAATGTACCCAGACTGCTGCGAATCATCCTCTCACTGTATTTTCTCATCATTCAGCCACTTTTGAATCCCATCATGTTTGGATTGCAAATGTCTAAAATAAGGAATACATGTAAACGTATCCTTTGTTATAAAATGTTCACCTGTCGCAAAGATACGATGTAG